The sequence CTTCCTGAGCGCGGAGCAGATCGACGAGTTGGTCGATCGCACACGCAATGGCGGCGCTGAAGTTGTCGCTCTGCTGAAGACCGGTTCGGCCTACTTCGCGCCCTCGGCTGCCGCTGCCCGCATGGCCAAGGCTGTCCACGATGATGCTGGCGCTGTGATGCCGGTGTGTGCTTGGGTCAGCGGTGAACACGGCGTTGATGGCGTCTACCTCGGCGTCGAGGCCGAAATCGGTAGCGCCGGTGTCCGCAAGGTCGTCGAGACCGACCTCACCGACGACGAGTTGGCGGCGCTGCATACCGCTGCCGAGGCTGTTCGGGCCAAGCAAGCCGACGTAGCGAGCCTGTAGTCGAACCGCCCGCCGTCTGGTCTGGCCGCGGGAACGCCCCAACGTAGAAGGGTCCTCGCATGGCCAAGATCAAGGTACTCAATCCGGTCGTTGAGCTCGACGGTGACGAGATGACCCGCATCATCTGGTCCTTCATCCGGGAGCAGTTGATCCTGCCCTACCTCGACATCGACCTGAAGTACTACGACTTGGGTATCGAGAGCCGTGACGCCACCGATGACCAGATCACCATCGACTCGGCAAACGCCATCAGGAAGTACGGCGTTGGAGTCAAGTGCGCAACCATCACCCCGGACGAGGCTCGTGTTGCGGAGTTCGGTCTAAAGGAGATGTGGAAGTCGCCCAACGGCACGATTCGCAACATCCTCGGTGGCGTCATCTTCCGTGAGCCGATCATCATCAGCAACATCCCTCGACTGGTTCCCGGCTGGACCAAGCCGATTGTGATTGGCCGCCACGCCTTCGCCGATCAGTACCGCTCGACCAACTTCGTCGTACCCGGTGAAGGAACCCTGACGATGACGTTCACGCCGAAGGACGGCTCGGCCCCGATGGAGTTCGACGTCTTCGACTTCCCGGGTGGTGGCGTCGCAATGGGTATGTACAACCTGGACGATTCCATCCGCGACTTTGCCCGCGCCTCGCTGCGCTACGGACTGAACCGCAACTACCCCGTCTACCTGTCCACCAAGAACACCATCCTCAAGGCCTACGACGGTCGGTTCAAGGACATCTTCGCAGAGGTTTACGACAGTGAGTTCAGGGCCGAGTTTGAGGCTGCCGGACTGACTTACGAACATCGCCTGATCGACGACATGGTCGCCGCTGCGATGAAGTGGGAGGGGGGCTACGTCTGGGCCTGCAAGAACTACGACGGCGACGTCCAATCCGACACCGTCGCTCAGGGCTTCGGTTCGCTGGGCCTGATGACGTCGGTGCTGATGACGCCGGACGGCAAGACCGTCGAGGCGGAGGCGGCCCACGGAACGGTCACTCGCCACTATCGCCAACACCAGCAGGGCCAGCCGACCTCGACCAATCCGATCGCATCGATTTTCGCCTGGACGCAGGGGTTGGCCCACCGCGGGACCATGGACGGCACCCCAGCGGTGACGGCGTTTGCCGAGACTCTCGAGCGGGTCTGTGTCGAGACCGTGGAGTCCGGGAAGATGACCAAGGACCTCGCCTTGCTCGTCGGCCCAGAACAACCG comes from Candidatus Nanopelagicales bacterium and encodes:
- a CDS encoding NADP-dependent isocitrate dehydrogenase yields the protein MAKIKVLNPVVELDGDEMTRIIWSFIREQLILPYLDIDLKYYDLGIESRDATDDQITIDSANAIRKYGVGVKCATITPDEARVAEFGLKEMWKSPNGTIRNILGGVIFREPIIISNIPRLVPGWTKPIVIGRHAFADQYRSTNFVVPGEGTLTMTFTPKDGSAPMEFDVFDFPGGGVAMGMYNLDDSIRDFARASLRYGLNRNYPVYLSTKNTILKAYDGRFKDIFAEVYDSEFRAEFEAAGLTYEHRLIDDMVAAAMKWEGGYVWACKNYDGDVQSDTVAQGFGSLGLMTSVLMTPDGKTVEAEAAHGTVTRHYRQHQQGQPTSTNPIASIFAWTQGLAHRGTMDGTPAVTAFAETLERVCVETVESGKMTKDLALLVGPEQPWLTTQEFLAAIDQNLQQALA